One stretch of Streptomyces sp. MMBL 11-1 DNA includes these proteins:
- a CDS encoding VOC family protein, giving the protein MTGGANGVPTIYPTILYDDAKAAIRTLTQGLGFTEEAVYEGENGSVLHAELSCGNGRVMLGSKGRGGLFAQAMTGAGPAGVYVVVEEVDEHCARAKEFGVEILMEPTDQDYGSRDYMARDAEGNVWSFGTYAPGSG; this is encoded by the coding sequence ATGACCGGCGGGGCGAACGGCGTTCCCACGATCTACCCGACGATCCTGTACGACGACGCGAAGGCCGCGATCAGAACGCTGACGCAGGGTCTCGGCTTCACCGAGGAGGCGGTCTACGAGGGGGAGAACGGCAGCGTGCTGCATGCCGAGCTGTCCTGCGGCAACGGCAGGGTGATGCTCGGCTCCAAGGGGCGCGGGGGTCTGTTCGCGCAGGCGATGACGGGCGCGGGCCCGGCGGGGGTGTACGTGGTGGTGGAAGAGGTCGACGAACACTGTGCCCGCGCCAAGGAGTTCGGCGTGGAGATCCTCATGGAGCCGACCGACCAGGACTACGGCTCCCGGGACTACATGGCGCGGGACGCCGAGGGCAATGTGTGGAGCTTCGGGACCTACGCTCCGGGGTCCGGCTGA
- a CDS encoding class II aldolase/adducin family protein yields MSEQQPESVGRAWLDVVATARRSAADGLVVGTSGNVSARVGDLVLVTPSGVPYDRLGPGDAVGVDLEGRQVLGNLGPTSELPLHLAVYRSTDAAAVVHTHAVHATAVSTLVTEVPLVHYAAAILGGPVRTAAYARYGTPELAEAMLGALAGRTGCLLANHGTVTYGDTLDQAYERTAQLEWLCRLWLTASSVPGRTPALLDAAQLDEVTEALKGYGQPG; encoded by the coding sequence ATGAGCGAGCAACAGCCGGAATCCGTCGGCCGGGCCTGGCTGGACGTCGTGGCAACGGCCCGCCGCAGCGCGGCGGACGGCCTGGTCGTCGGCACCTCGGGCAATGTCTCGGCCCGCGTCGGCGACCTGGTCCTGGTCACGCCCAGCGGGGTGCCCTACGACCGGCTCGGCCCCGGGGACGCGGTCGGCGTCGACCTGGAAGGCCGCCAGGTCCTCGGGAACCTCGGGCCGACCAGCGAACTCCCCCTCCACCTGGCGGTCTACCGCTCCACCGACGCCGCCGCCGTGGTCCACACCCACGCCGTGCACGCCACCGCCGTCTCCACCCTCGTCACCGAGGTGCCGCTCGTCCATTACGCCGCCGCCATCCTCGGCGGCCCCGTCCGCACCGCCGCCTACGCCCGCTACGGCACCCCGGAGCTGGCCGAGGCCATGCTCGGGGCCCTGGCGGGCCGCACCGGCTGTCTGCTCGCCAACCACGGCACCGTCACCTACGGCGACACGCTCGACCAGGCCTACGAGCGCACCGCCCAACTGGAGTGGCTCTGCCGCCTCTGGCTCACCGCGAGCTCCGTACCCGGCCGCACCCCGGCCCTGCTCGACGCGGCCCAGCTGGACGAGGTGACGGAAGCGCTCAAGGGATACGGCCAGCCCGGCTGA
- a CDS encoding ABC-F family ATP-binding cassette domain-containing protein, which translates to MITASGIELRAGARILIESASFRIAKGDRIGLVGRNGAGKTTLTKCLAGEGTPAGGTITRSGEVGYLPQDPRTGDLDILARDRILSARGLDTILRKMRENEDRMANGQGATREKAMKKYERLETEFLTKGGYAAEAEAATIAAALSLPDRVLGQPLHTLSGGQRRRVELARILFSDADTLLLDEPTNHLDADSIVWLRDYLKSYRGGFIVISHDVDLVETVVNKVFYLDANRSQIDVYNMGWKLYQQQREADEKRRKRERQNAEKKAATLNAQADKMRAKATKTVAAQNMAKRADRLLSGLEAVRVSDKVAKLRFPDPSPCGKTPLMAEGLSKSYGSLEIFTDVDLAIDKGSRVVILGLNGAGKTTLLRLLGGAEKPDTGEIIQGHGLKLGYYAQEHETLDPDRTVLENMRSAAPDLDLVAVRKTLGSFLFSGDDVDKPAGVLSGGEKTRLALATLVVSSANVLLLDEPTNNLDPASREEILGALRTYKGAVVLVTHDEGAVEALQPERIILLPDGVEDLWGADYRDLVALA; encoded by the coding sequence GTGATCACCGCTTCCGGCATCGAGCTGCGCGCCGGCGCCCGCATCCTCATCGAATCCGCTTCCTTCCGCATCGCCAAGGGCGACCGCATCGGCCTCGTCGGCCGCAACGGAGCGGGCAAGACCACCCTCACCAAGTGCCTCGCGGGCGAGGGCACTCCCGCCGGGGGCACCATCACCAGGTCCGGCGAGGTGGGCTACCTCCCGCAGGACCCGCGCACCGGCGACCTCGACATCCTCGCCCGCGACCGCATCCTCTCCGCCCGCGGTCTCGACACGATCCTGCGCAAGATGCGTGAGAACGAGGACCGGATGGCGAACGGGCAGGGCGCCACCCGCGAGAAGGCGATGAAGAAGTACGAGCGCCTGGAGACGGAGTTCCTCACCAAGGGCGGATACGCCGCCGAGGCCGAGGCCGCCACCATCGCCGCCGCGCTCAGCCTGCCCGACCGGGTCCTCGGCCAGCCGCTGCACACGCTCTCCGGTGGTCAGCGCCGCCGCGTCGAGCTGGCCCGGATCCTCTTCTCGGACGCCGACACCCTGCTCCTGGACGAACCGACCAACCACCTCGACGCCGACTCCATCGTCTGGCTGCGCGACTACCTCAAGTCCTACCGTGGCGGCTTCATCGTGATCTCCCACGATGTCGACCTGGTCGAGACGGTCGTCAACAAGGTGTTCTACCTCGACGCGAACCGCTCCCAGATCGACGTCTACAACATGGGCTGGAAGCTCTACCAGCAGCAGCGCGAGGCCGACGAGAAGCGCCGCAAGCGCGAGCGCCAGAACGCCGAGAAGAAGGCCGCGACCCTCAACGCGCAGGCCGACAAGATGCGCGCCAAGGCCACCAAGACCGTCGCCGCCCAGAACATGGCCAAGCGCGCCGACCGGCTGCTCTCCGGCCTGGAGGCCGTGCGGGTCTCCGACAAGGTCGCCAAGCTGCGCTTCCCCGACCCCTCGCCCTGCGGCAAGACCCCGCTGATGGCGGAGGGCCTGTCCAAGTCGTACGGCTCGCTGGAGATCTTCACCGACGTCGACCTCGCCATCGACAAGGGCTCCCGCGTCGTCATCCTGGGCCTCAACGGCGCCGGCAAGACCACGCTGCTCCGCCTGCTCGGCGGCGCCGAGAAGCCCGACACCGGCGAGATCATCCAGGGGCACGGCCTCAAGCTCGGTTACTACGCCCAGGAGCACGAGACTCTCGACCCGGATCGCACGGTCCTGGAGAACATGCGCTCCGCCGCCCCCGACCTCGACCTCGTGGCGGTCCGCAAGACGCTCGGCTCCTTCCTCTTCTCCGGCGACGACGTCGACAAGCCCGCGGGCGTGCTCTCCGGCGGTGAGAAGACCCGGCTCGCCCTCGCGACCCTGGTCGTCTCCTCCGCCAACGTGCTCCTGCTCGACGAGCCGACGAACAACCTCGACCCCGCCAGCCGCGAGGAGATCCTCGGCGCGCTGCGCACCTACAAGGGCGCGGTCGTCCTCGTCACCCACGACGAGGGCGCCGTGGAGGCGCTCCAGCCGGAGCGGATCATCCTGCTCCCGGACGGCGTCGAGGACCTCTGGGGAGCGGACTACCGCGACCTCGTCGCTCTCGCCTGA
- a CDS encoding cobalamin biosynthesis protein → MRADRVFAYGATAGLIADALLGDPRRGHPVAGFGRAAARAESLLWRDDRGRGALHTLVCAGGAVGAAALAARATRDRPALAVALTAATAWSVVGGTSLGREARAIGGALAAGDLEAARERLPHLCGRDPHSLDGPGIARAVVESVAENTSDAVVGALVWGAIGGVPGLVGFRAVNTLDAMVGHKSPRYRRYGWASARLDDLAGWPGARLTAALAVAGGGRPREAVRAWRADAGRHPSPNAGPVEAAFAGALGVRLGGTLAYAGRVEHRPVLNGESGRAVRGADIERAVRLSRRVSTLALGVCVAGRLVAGRTVTGRKWGRS, encoded by the coding sequence GTGCGTGCCGACCGCGTCTTCGCGTACGGCGCCACGGCCGGGCTGATCGCCGACGCTCTGCTCGGCGACCCCCGTCGGGGCCATCCCGTCGCCGGATTCGGCCGCGCAGCCGCGCGGGCCGAATCCCTGCTGTGGCGTGACGACCGGGGCCGGGGCGCCCTGCACACCCTCGTGTGCGCCGGCGGCGCCGTCGGGGCCGCCGCGCTGGCCGCCCGCGCCACCCGGGACCGCCCCGCGCTCGCCGTCGCGCTGACCGCCGCCACCGCCTGGTCCGTCGTCGGGGGGACGTCGCTCGGCCGGGAGGCGCGCGCCATCGGCGGCGCCCTGGCCGCCGGGGACCTGGAGGCCGCGCGGGAGCGGCTGCCGCACCTGTGCGGTCGCGATCCGCACTCCCTCGACGGCCCCGGGATCGCCCGCGCGGTCGTCGAGTCGGTCGCCGAGAACACCTCGGACGCCGTTGTCGGCGCGCTGGTGTGGGGGGCGATCGGCGGGGTCCCGGGGCTCGTCGGCTTCCGGGCCGTGAACACGCTCGACGCGATGGTCGGCCACAAGTCCCCCCGCTACCGCCGTTACGGCTGGGCCTCGGCCCGCCTGGACGACCTCGCGGGGTGGCCCGGCGCCCGTCTGACGGCCGCGCTGGCCGTGGCGGGCGGTGGGCGGCCCCGGGAGGCCGTACGCGCCTGGAGGGCGGACGCGGGGCGTCACCCGAGCCCGAACGCGGGGCCGGTGGAGGCAGCGTTCGCGGGTGCGCTCGGCGTACGGCTGGGCGGGACGCTGGCGTACGCGGGGCGCGTCGAGCACCGGCCGGTGCTGAACGGGGAGTCCGGGCGGGCCGTGCGGGGAGCGGACATCGAACGTGCGGTACGGCTGTCGCGCCGGGTGAGCACGCTGGCCCTCGGTGTGTGCGTGGCGGGGCGGCTGGTCGCGGGCCGGACGGTCACGGGGCGGAAGTGGGGACGGTCATGA
- a CDS encoding cobyric acid synthase: MSGGLLVAGTTSDAGKSVVTAGICRWLKRRGVKVAPFKAQNMSLNSFVTRQGAEIGRAQAMQAQAARVEPTALMNPVLLKPGSDRSSQVVLMGKPVGEMSARGYHGGRQEALLGTVTDCLEELRSTYDAVICEGAGSPAEINLRRTDIVNMGIARAARFPVLVVGDIDRGGVFASFFGTTALLGPEDQALVAGYLVNKFRGDVSLLEPGLDMLYGLTGRRTYGVLPFAHGLGIDEEDGLRVSLRGAVRESVVARPHGEDVLRVAVCAVPLMSNFTDVDALAAEPGVVVRFVDRAEELADADLVIVPGTRGTVRALAWLRERGLAEALVRRAAEGRPVLGICGGFQVLGERIEDEVESRAGVVDGLGLLPVRIRFDRAKTLARPVGSALGEPVEGYEIHHGVADVRGGEPFLDGCRVGAVWGTHWHGSLESDAFRRRFLVEVAHAAGRRFVPAPDTSFEALREEQLDRLGDLVEEHADTDALWRLIEGGAPVGLPFVPPGAPPSSAGAPRSRGAAPDPAPRSPEGLVLAGSAEAGPQGLGVAGSAEAAPPELDLVDVDQEAK, from the coding sequence ATGAGCGGCGGACTGCTGGTCGCGGGCACCACATCGGACGCGGGCAAGAGCGTCGTCACGGCGGGCATCTGCCGCTGGCTTAAGCGCCGGGGCGTGAAGGTCGCGCCCTTCAAGGCCCAGAACATGTCCCTGAACTCCTTCGTGACCCGACAGGGCGCGGAGATCGGGCGGGCCCAGGCGATGCAGGCGCAGGCCGCCCGGGTGGAGCCGACGGCCCTGATGAACCCGGTGCTGCTGAAGCCCGGCAGCGACCGCTCCAGCCAGGTGGTCCTGATGGGGAAGCCGGTCGGCGAGATGAGCGCCCGGGGGTACCACGGGGGCCGTCAGGAGGCGCTGCTCGGCACGGTGACGGACTGCCTGGAGGAGCTGCGGTCGACGTACGACGCGGTGATCTGCGAGGGGGCGGGCTCCCCCGCCGAGATCAATCTCCGGCGCACCGACATCGTGAACATGGGGATCGCGCGGGCCGCCCGCTTCCCCGTGCTGGTGGTCGGGGACATCGACCGGGGCGGGGTCTTCGCGTCGTTCTTCGGAACAACGGCGTTGCTGGGCCCCGAGGACCAGGCGCTGGTCGCGGGCTACCTGGTGAACAAGTTCCGGGGCGACGTCTCCCTGCTGGAGCCGGGCCTGGACATGCTGTACGGGCTGACCGGGCGGCGGACGTACGGGGTGCTGCCGTTCGCCCACGGGCTCGGCATCGACGAGGAGGACGGCCTGCGGGTGTCCTTGCGGGGTGCGGTGCGGGAGTCGGTCGTGGCTCGCCCGCACGGCGAGGACGTGCTGCGGGTGGCGGTCTGCGCGGTGCCGCTCATGTCGAACTTCACGGACGTGGACGCGCTGGCCGCCGAACCGGGCGTCGTCGTGCGGTTCGTGGACCGGGCGGAGGAGCTGGCCGACGCGGACCTGGTGATCGTGCCCGGGACGCGCGGGACGGTGAGGGCGCTGGCCTGGCTGCGCGAGCGGGGCCTCGCGGAGGCGCTGGTACGGCGGGCGGCGGAGGGCCGGCCGGTGCTGGGGATCTGCGGCGGGTTCCAGGTGCTCGGTGAGCGGATCGAGGACGAGGTGGAGTCGCGGGCCGGCGTCGTGGACGGGCTGGGGCTGCTGCCGGTGCGTATTCGCTTCGACCGGGCCAAGACGCTGGCGCGGCCGGTCGGCTCGGCGCTGGGCGAACCGGTGGAGGGATACGAGATCCACCACGGGGTGGCCGACGTACGGGGCGGGGAGCCGTTCCTCGACGGGTGCCGGGTGGGGGCGGTGTGGGGGACGCACTGGCACGGGTCGCTGGAGAGCGACGCGTTCCGGCGGCGGTTCCTGGTGGAAGTGGCCCACGCCGCCGGGCGGCGGTTCGTGCCGGCGCCGGACACGAGTTTCGAGGCGTTGCGGGAGGAGCAGCTGGACCGGCTCGGGGATCTGGTGGAGGAGCACGCGGACACGGACGCGTTGTGGCGGTTGATCGAGGGGGGCGCGCCGGTGGGGTTGCCGTTCGTGCCGCCGGGGGCGCCGCCGTCGAGCGCGGGTGCTCCGCGGAGCCGGGGCGCTGCCCCGGACCCCGCTCCTCGATCGCCGGAAGGACTCGTCCTTGCCGGGTCCGCCGAAGCAGGGCCCCAGGGGCTCGGGGTTGCCGGGTCCGCTGAGGCAGCGCCCCCGGAGCTTGATCTTGTTGACGTCGACCAGGAGGCCAAGTGA
- a CDS encoding putative cobaltochelatase — protein sequence MSTPYPFTAIVGQDDLRLGLLLNAVSPAVGGVLVRGEKGTAKSTAVRALAALVPEVSVVPGCRFSCDPLSPDPACPDGPHAEAAGVSRAARTVELPVGASEDRLVGALDIERALSEGVKAFEPGLLADAHRGILYVDEVNLLHDHLVDLLLDAAAMGASYVEREGVSVRHAARFLLVGTMNPEEGELRPQLLDRFGLTVEVAASRDTDERVEVVRRRLAYDDDPEGFAARWVGEESALRERIAAARALLPRVVLGDGVLRQIAATCAAFEVDGMRADIVMARTATALAAWAGREEVTADDVRQAALLALPHRRRRNPFDAPGLDEDKLDQTLDEAGPQENNDDDDRPDPDGGGNDDGGGGGGGVPPQADGDRTPPQGEADSGGDTPSQAPGDSPDTPGRSTGAEQQPVASAEPFRAKTLSVPGLGEGAAGRRSRARTEHGRTTGARRPQGALTKLHLAATVRAAAPHQRARGRAGRGLVVRRDDLRQATREGREGNLVLFVVDASGSMAARQRMSAVKGAVLSLLLDAYQRRDKVGLVTFRGKEAEVALPPTSSVDAAASRLEALPTGGRTPLAAGLLRAHDVLRVERLRDPSRRPLLVVVTDGRATGGPEPVALAGRAGRLHRSEGTASVVVDCESGYVRLGLAGELARELGGTAVTLDELRADSIAGLVKDVTAAGRAA from the coding sequence GTGAGTACGCCGTATCCCTTCACCGCGATCGTCGGACAGGACGACCTGCGGCTCGGGCTGTTGCTGAACGCGGTCAGTCCGGCCGTCGGTGGGGTGCTCGTGCGGGGCGAGAAGGGCACCGCCAAGTCCACCGCCGTGCGGGCGCTCGCCGCCCTCGTGCCGGAGGTCTCCGTCGTGCCGGGGTGCCGGTTCTCCTGCGACCCCCTCTCCCCCGATCCGGCGTGTCCCGATGGACCGCACGCGGAGGCGGCCGGTGTGTCGCGGGCCGCGCGGACCGTGGAGCTGCCCGTCGGCGCGTCCGAGGACCGGCTCGTGGGGGCGCTGGACATCGAGCGGGCGCTGTCGGAGGGCGTGAAGGCGTTCGAGCCGGGGCTGCTGGCGGACGCGCACCGCGGGATCCTGTACGTGGACGAGGTCAATCTGCTCCACGACCACCTGGTGGACCTGCTGCTGGACGCGGCGGCCATGGGTGCCTCGTACGTCGAGCGGGAAGGCGTCTCCGTACGGCACGCGGCGCGGTTCCTGCTGGTCGGGACGATGAACCCGGAAGAGGGCGAGCTGCGGCCCCAGTTGCTCGACCGGTTCGGGCTGACCGTCGAGGTGGCGGCGTCGCGGGACACCGACGAGCGGGTCGAGGTCGTGCGGCGCAGGCTCGCGTACGACGACGACCCGGAGGGGTTCGCCGCGCGCTGGGTCGGGGAGGAGAGCGCCCTGCGGGAGCGCATCGCCGCCGCGCGTGCCCTGCTGCCCCGGGTCGTGCTGGGCGACGGCGTGTTGCGTCAGATCGCCGCGACCTGCGCCGCGTTCGAGGTCGACGGGATGCGGGCCGACATCGTGATGGCCCGTACCGCGACCGCGCTGGCCGCCTGGGCGGGCCGCGAGGAGGTCACCGCGGACGACGTGCGGCAGGCCGCGCTCCTCGCGCTCCCCCACCGGCGTCGCCGCAACCCCTTCGACGCGCCCGGCCTGGACGAGGACAAGCTCGACCAGACCCTGGACGAAGCCGGTCCGCAGGAGAACAACGACGATGACGACCGGCCCGACCCCGACGGGGGTGGGAACGATGACGGCGGTGGTGGCGGCGGTGGCGTACCGCCCCAGGCCGACGGGGACCGCACGCCGCCGCAGGGCGAGGCCGACAGCGGCGGTGACACGCCGTCACAGGCCCCCGGAGACAGCCCCGACACGCCCGGCCGGTCCACCGGGGCCGAGCAGCAGCCGGTGGCGTCCGCCGAGCCGTTCCGGGCGAAGACACTCAGCGTGCCGGGGCTCGGCGAGGGCGCTGCGGGGCGGCGCTCCCGGGCCCGTACCGAGCACGGGCGCACGACCGGCGCCCGCCGCCCGCAGGGGGCGCTGACCAAGCTGCACCTGGCCGCGACCGTGCGGGCCGCCGCCCCGCACCAGCGGGCGCGCGGGCGTGCCGGGCGGGGGCTCGTGGTGCGCCGGGACGATCTGCGGCAGGCGACCCGGGAGGGCCGTGAGGGCAACCTCGTGCTGTTCGTCGTGGACGCGTCGGGCTCGATGGCGGCGCGGCAGCGGATGAGCGCGGTCAAGGGGGCCGTGCTGTCGCTGCTGCTGGACGCCTACCAGCGGCGGGACAAGGTCGGCCTGGTGACCTTCCGGGGCAAGGAGGCGGAGGTGGCGCTGCCGCCGACCTCGTCCGTGGACGCGGCCGCCTCCCGTCTGGAGGCGCTGCCGACCGGGGGCCGCACCCCGCTGGCCGCCGGTCTGCTCAGGGCCCACGACGTGCTGCGGGTGGAGCGGCTGCGCGATCCGTCGCGGCGGCCCCTGCTCGTCGTGGTCACGGACGGCCGGGCGACCGGCGGGCCGGAGCCGGTGGCGCTCGCGGGACGGGCCGGGCGGCTGCACCGCTCGGAGGGGACGGCGTCGGTCGTCGTGGACTGCGAGTCGGGGTACGTACGCCTCGGTCTCGCCGGGGAACTCGCCCGGGAGCTGGGAGGCACCGCCGTCACGCTCGACGAGCTGCGGGCCGACTCGATCGCCGGGCTCGTCAAGGACGTCACCGCAGCCGGGAGGGCCGCTTAA
- the cobO gene encoding cob(I)yrinic acid a,c-diamide adenosyltransferase, whose translation MPQGQPTSVPDDGLTTRQRRNRPLLFVHTGIGKGKSTAAFGLALRAWNQGWPIGVFQFVKSAKWKVGEENALKVLGASGEGGTVDWHKMGEGWSWVQRDGQLDNEEKAREGWEQVKRDLAAETYKLYVLDEFAYPMHWGWIDTDEVVEVMRNRPGTQHVVITGRNAPDQLIEAADLVTDMSKVKHPMDAGQKGQRGIEW comes from the coding sequence ATGCCGCAGGGACAGCCGACTTCAGTACCGGACGACGGACTCACCACCCGTCAGCGGCGCAACCGTCCGCTCCTGTTCGTCCACACCGGCATCGGCAAGGGCAAGTCGACGGCGGCCTTCGGGCTGGCGTTGCGGGCCTGGAACCAGGGGTGGCCGATCGGGGTGTTCCAGTTCGTGAAGTCGGCGAAGTGGAAGGTCGGCGAGGAGAACGCGCTGAAGGTCCTCGGAGCGAGCGGCGAGGGCGGCACCGTCGACTGGCACAAGATGGGCGAGGGCTGGTCCTGGGTCCAGCGCGACGGCCAGCTGGACAACGAGGAGAAGGCCCGCGAGGGCTGGGAGCAGGTCAAGCGCGACCTGGCGGCCGAGACGTACAAGCTGTACGTGCTCGACGAGTTCGCGTACCCGATGCACTGGGGCTGGATCGACACCGACGAGGTCGTCGAGGTGATGCGGAACCGGCCCGGCACCCAGCACGTGGTGATCACCGGCCGCAACGCGCCCGACCAGCTCATCGAGGCCGCCGACCTGGTGACCGACATGTCGAAGGTCAAGCACCCGATGGACGCGGGGCAGAAGGGCCAGAGGGGCATCGAGTGGTGA
- a CDS encoding inorganic phosphate transporter: MEHITLLLAIVVVTALVFDFTNGFHDTANAMATTISTGALKPKTAVAMSAVLNLIGAFLSVEVAKTISGGIVNEDGIRTEVIFAALVGAILWNLLTWLVGLPSSSSHALFGGLIGAAVMSAGWSSINGGTVVTKVLLPAIAAPLVAGIAAMLATRLTYRINRNVTDEGQLKSTAKGYRAGQIASAGLVSLAHGTNDAQKTMGIITLALVTSGVLAPGSNPPLWVIVSAGVAIALGTYLGGWRIIRTMGKGLTDLQPPQGFAAQTSAATVILASSHLGFSLSTTQSCSGAVMGAGLGRKGGVVRWSTATRMFVAWGLTLPAAGLIGAGAEFLTKQGPWGITVTAVVLVGGSFAIWLASRRQPVDHTNVNDPDGEGEPQGVVTTAIAAVQPPPAGAPAADLATTIPAPASSPDDPARPPAKV; the protein is encoded by the coding sequence ATGGAACACATCACGCTGCTGCTTGCGATTGTGGTCGTGACAGCTCTCGTGTTCGATTTCACGAACGGTTTCCACGACACCGCCAACGCGATGGCGACCACCATCTCGACCGGCGCCCTGAAACCCAAGACAGCGGTGGCGATGTCCGCCGTTCTCAACCTGATCGGCGCGTTCCTGTCGGTGGAGGTCGCCAAGACGATCTCCGGCGGGATCGTCAACGAGGACGGCATCAGAACCGAGGTCATCTTCGCGGCGCTCGTCGGCGCCATCCTGTGGAATCTCCTGACCTGGCTGGTCGGCCTGCCCTCCAGCTCCTCCCACGCCCTGTTCGGCGGTCTGATCGGCGCCGCGGTCATGTCGGCGGGCTGGTCCTCGATCAACGGCGGCACCGTCGTCACCAAGGTGCTGCTCCCGGCGATCGCCGCCCCGCTGGTCGCCGGTATCGCCGCGATGCTGGCCACGCGGCTGACGTACCGGATCAACCGGAACGTCACCGACGAGGGTCAGCTCAAGTCGACCGCCAAGGGCTACCGGGCCGGACAGATCGCCTCCGCCGGTCTCGTCTCGCTCGCCCACGGCACCAACGACGCCCAGAAGACGATGGGCATCATCACGCTGGCGCTGGTCACCAGTGGCGTCCTCGCCCCCGGCTCCAACCCGCCGCTGTGGGTCATCGTCTCCGCCGGTGTGGCCATCGCGCTCGGCACCTACCTCGGCGGCTGGCGCATCATCCGCACGATGGGCAAGGGGCTGACCGACCTCCAGCCGCCGCAGGGCTTCGCCGCCCAGACCAGCGCGGCGACGGTCATCCTGGCCTCCTCGCACCTCGGCTTCTCGCTCTCCACCACCCAGTCCTGCTCCGGCGCCGTGATGGGCGCGGGTCTCGGCCGCAAGGGGGGCGTGGTCCGCTGGTCCACCGCCACCCGGATGTTCGTCGCCTGGGGTCTGACGCTCCCGGCGGCCGGTCTGATCGGCGCGGGCGCCGAGTTCCTGACCAAGCAGGGCCCCTGGGGCATCACCGTCACCGCGGTCGTGCTCGTGGGCGGCTCCTTCGCCATCTGGCTGGCCTCGCGCCGCCAGCCGGTGGACCACACCAACGTCAACGACCCGGACGGGGAGGGCGAGCCCCAGGGCGTCGTCACCACCGCCATCGCCGCGGTCCAGCCGCCGCCCGCCGGCGCCCCGGCCGCCGACCTCGCAACCACCATCCCGGCCCCGGCCTCGTCGCCCGACGACCCGGCCCGGCCGCCGGCCAAGGTGTAA
- a CDS encoding alpha/beta hydrolase, with product MRPVTATATAVTTILGVGATAVAAGRYASDVALKAAPGRPLPADRRLTVHATAAGQTTLTRSFSALRPGTYGLSGPGVHAVVGPVVEGASQAADTVVRRLESVGTGLLEPGVKVRLTPALYGGDPSSDLGLDHQEVEIPGELGTLPAWYVPGARDTWVITVHGLGTTRAHPMNLMPFLREQSFPVLDLAYRGDPGAPRPADGLGHFGASEWRDLDAALRWALRYGARDVIVHGWSTGATMALYAAVESPLRDRISGLVLDSPVLDWPVTLRALAAARGVPAALLPLAVRAAQGRTGMSAAPMLETSAPASLRTPTLILHGPDDTIAPWDASRRLAARRPDLVSLHAVPQAPHASMWNVGPARYEETLRRFLTPLM from the coding sequence GTGCGCCCGGTAACCGCGACGGCAACGGCCGTCACCACGATCCTCGGCGTCGGTGCGACAGCGGTCGCGGCCGGCCGGTACGCCAGCGACGTCGCCCTCAAAGCGGCGCCCGGACGTCCCCTCCCCGCCGACCGCAGACTCACCGTGCACGCCACGGCGGCCGGGCAGACCACCCTGACCCGGTCCTTCTCGGCGCTCAGGCCCGGCACCTACGGCCTGTCCGGACCCGGCGTCCACGCGGTCGTCGGGCCCGTCGTCGAAGGGGCCTCCCAGGCCGCCGACACCGTCGTCCGCAGGCTGGAGAGCGTCGGCACGGGACTCCTCGAACCGGGCGTGAAGGTGCGGCTCACCCCCGCGCTGTACGGCGGTGACCCGAGCAGCGACCTCGGCCTGGACCATCAGGAGGTCGAGATCCCCGGCGAACTGGGAACCCTGCCCGCCTGGTACGTCCCCGGCGCGCGCGACACCTGGGTCATCACCGTGCACGGCCTCGGCACCACCCGGGCCCACCCCATGAACCTGATGCCGTTCCTGCGCGAACAGAGCTTCCCCGTGCTCGACCTCGCCTACCGGGGCGACCCCGGGGCCCCGCGCCCCGCGGACGGCCTCGGCCACTTCGGCGCCTCCGAGTGGCGCGACCTCGACGCCGCCCTCCGCTGGGCCCTGCGCTACGGGGCCCGCGACGTGATCGTCCACGGCTGGTCCACCGGCGCCACCATGGCCCTGTACGCCGCGGTCGAGTCCCCGCTCCGCGACCGGATCAGCGGCCTCGTCCTCGACTCCCCGGTGCTGGACTGGCCGGTCACGCTGCGCGCCCTGGCCGCGGCCCGCGGCGTCCCGGCCGCCCTGCTGCCGCTCGCCGTCCGCGCCGCCCAGGGCAGGACCGGGATGAGCGCGGCCCCGATGCTGGAGACCTCGGCGCCGGCCTCCCTGCGCACCCCGACCCTGATCCTGCACGGACCGGACGACACCATCGCCCCCTGGGACGCCTCCCGCCGGCTCGCCGCCCGCCGTCCGGATCTGGTCAGCCTCCACGCCGTACCGCAGGCTCCGCATGCGTCGATGTGGAACGTCGGCCCGGCCCGCTACGAGGAGACCCTGCGACGCTTCCTCACGCCTCTGATGTGA